Proteins from a genomic interval of Lactococcus protaetiae:
- a CDS encoding beta strand repeat-containing protein, translating into MKLPTVKSLNRNVALSCVTLLTITTLGGVLLTTTAAFAASSGEIIINAQSAAPQMTNDGTQTGNTNIGQTSGAGGQGNTSGTTNDGSDQSALDANSTMANVTFSATPITPDTANGKTAANMVAPTIASDGTTSTTGAGYVINNSVNSGVPYDATTNSNGVATLSSLPNGYYLVQQETKVGGVYEIQPFIVNVDGNTGSATSPTSPGAVTNVYPKLDLTTTMNTQNTAVTNAEDAVTNTLNNNTATPNDLSPATSAKAGALNTPTSNQSDLTDLSVSDTGNTTTAAGGNQVSFNLNTSFDASQVTNAADGSTTSTSYTDSSGNSYITGSYSITDILPTDSSTKQQLATLNNNLTGDVTDDVTIPSIVLTTGDDAGKDLLLSLKANTDYTATSTDGKTITIALTSQGQVDIANQIAAATGTPVGQVSGTLNIQVATTVPTTAVGSAMNLVTTNVTNAFGTTLTTGSAGNTTASSTLNVGGLDIEKVDTDNSPIKNVTNGATFVLINAASWADAQKLVRDNAASFDNTIPMKQITDSSTGAALVLGNSSGAVDASGATMTPVSAVSSTTDGTLSFTGLDLSGSGNSSKTTQGQSNTGASGNYYAVEVKAPTGYQLPNPSTGANVFGPTNSMNVSTNPVQNLIQNSKPFALPFTGGKGIIGVIILAGTLTVGGVVIRKRHGDKVSEF; encoded by the coding sequence ATGAAATTACCCACAGTTAAGTCACTTAACCGTAACGTTGCGCTGTCATGTGTAACTTTATTGACGATAACGACTCTAGGAGGTGTGTTACTGACTACAACGGCAGCTTTTGCTGCTTCATCGGGTGAGATAATTATTAATGCTCAGTCTGCTGCACCACAAATGACCAATGATGGAACACAAACAGGGAATACTAATATCGGTCAAACCTCTGGTGCGGGAGGACAGGGAAACACTTCTGGTACAACCAATGATGGTTCTGACCAAAGTGCATTGGACGCAAATAGCACAATGGCAAATGTTACTTTCTCCGCTACCCCCATCACACCAGATACAGCAAATGGTAAGACAGCAGCAAATATGGTTGCACCAACGATAGCTTCGGATGGGACAACCTCAACTACTGGTGCAGGATATGTTATCAATAATTCAGTGAATAGCGGCGTCCCTTATGATGCCACTACAAATAGTAATGGAGTTGCTACATTGAGCAGCTTACCTAATGGCTATTATCTTGTTCAACAAGAAACAAAAGTTGGTGGTGTATATGAGATCCAACCTTTTATTGTGAATGTAGATGGAAACACAGGAAGTGCTACGAGCCCTACAAGTCCAGGAGCAGTCACAAATGTTTATCCGAAACTCGACCTCACAACAACAATGAATACTCAAAATACAGCAGTCACAAATGCTGAGGATGCTGTAACAAATACACTGAATAACAATACAGCTACACCAAACGATTTAAGTCCAGCTACAAGCGCTAAAGCCGGTGCATTGAATACACCAACATCCAATCAATCAGATTTGACAGATTTAAGTGTATCTGATACTGGTAATACCACAACAGCAGCGGGCGGGAACCAAGTTTCTTTTAACTTAAACACAAGTTTTGATGCATCACAAGTAACAAATGCAGCAGACGGTTCAACAACATCTACTTCATATACTGATTCATCAGGGAATAGCTATATTACAGGAAGTTATAGTATTACAGATATTCTTCCTACAGATTCATCTACAAAACAACAACTTGCGACACTTAATAATAATTTGACTGGAGATGTGACAGATGATGTAACTATCCCATCTATTGTTCTCACAACTGGCGATGATGCTGGAAAAGATTTATTATTATCCTTGAAAGCCAATACAGATTATACAGCAACATCAACAGATGGTAAAACAATAACGATTGCTTTAACTTCACAAGGTCAAGTTGATATTGCTAATCAGATTGCAGCAGCAACAGGAACACCAGTGGGACAAGTTTCAGGAACGCTCAATATTCAAGTTGCTACAACGGTTCCCACAACTGCAGTGGGGTCAGCGATGAACCTAGTAACAACAAATGTTACTAATGCTTTTGGTACCACTCTAACGACAGGGAGTGCGGGAAATACTACAGCATCTTCAACGTTAAATGTTGGTGGATTGGATATTGAAAAGGTGGATACTGATAATTCACCAATTAAAAACGTAACCAATGGCGCAACTTTCGTCTTGATTAATGCAGCGAGCTGGGCAGACGCACAAAAATTAGTAAGAGATAATGCAGCATCATTTGATAATACGATTCCGATGAAACAAATCACAGATAGCAGTACTGGAGCCGCTCTTGTTTTAGGAAATAGCTCAGGAGCAGTAGATGCAAGCGGAGCAACGATGACACCAGTTTCTGCGGTATCCAGTACAACAGATGGGACTCTTTCTTTCACAGGTTTAGATTTGTCAGGTAGCGGTAATTCATCAAAAACAACACAAGGGCAATCCAACACAGGAGCCTCAGGGAATTATTATGCAGTTGAAGTAAAAGCTCCAACGGGCTATCAACTTCCAAACCCTAGTACAGGCGCTAATGTTTTCGGGCCTACAAATAGTATGAATGTCAGCACAAATCCTGTGCAAAATCTCATACAAAATAGTAAACCTTTTGCACTTCCATTTACAGGGGGAAAAGGAATTATTGGTGTTATCATTCTCGCCGGAACGCTTACCGTAGGAGGTGTGGTTATTCGCAAACGTCACGGAGATAAAGTGAGTGAATTTTAA
- a CDS encoding class C sortase: protein MAKRKEKNAKKRTSFRNIVSTILFFLAIIVLFYPIVSNYLTGKQMTQSIQNYKKTYYNESKEKQEQQLSYAKKYNEYIYDKANLIPWSGQIPQYNQALEVDKTGMMGYLSIPQIKLKNLPIYHGATEEILAGGIGHLPQTSLPIGGKSTHAVLPAHSGRVNDSLFTDLDKLKLGDVFYIHVLNQNLKYQIDNIKIVKPNQISSLSIVKGKDLVTLVTCYPTGINNERLLVTGQRVPYSEKIPNESIQRNKYGYDFWVILFSALLAILGLSYLIYWLLDMILLSLGHLGRLWVPKIHLNAALIYHGKRVRRANSRIDHIEILSLHRQEPIVLPEHTGKVVMNSVEAIETLSVGDQFYIRRLLRKKNFQIVNIQKQSNKVRVVPLHRANIITLSSSFDSEYCVLITGKMLKKTKTKTNR from the coding sequence ATGGCGAAAAGGAAAGAAAAAAACGCCAAAAAGAGAACCTCTTTTCGTAATATAGTAAGCACGATTCTGTTTTTCTTAGCGATTATAGTATTATTTTATCCGATTGTGTCAAACTATCTTACTGGAAAGCAGATGACTCAGTCCATTCAAAACTATAAAAAAACTTATTATAATGAATCAAAAGAAAAGCAAGAACAACAACTTTCTTATGCCAAAAAATATAATGAATATATCTATGATAAGGCAAATCTAATCCCTTGGAGTGGGCAGATTCCACAATATAATCAAGCGCTAGAAGTGGATAAAACAGGGATGATGGGTTATCTTAGCATACCACAGATTAAACTAAAAAACCTTCCTATCTATCATGGTGCTACCGAGGAAATTCTTGCAGGAGGCATTGGACATTTACCTCAAACTTCACTTCCAATTGGTGGAAAAAGCACTCACGCAGTACTCCCAGCTCACTCAGGGAGAGTAAACGATTCACTATTCACTGATTTGGATAAACTTAAACTTGGTGATGTGTTCTATATTCACGTATTAAATCAAAATTTGAAATATCAGATTGATAATATAAAAATTGTTAAGCCCAATCAGATTTCTAGTCTTAGTATTGTAAAAGGGAAAGATTTAGTAACTCTAGTAACATGTTATCCGACAGGGATTAATAATGAAAGACTCCTAGTGACAGGACAACGTGTCCCTTATAGTGAAAAAATCCCTAATGAAAGTATTCAACGCAATAAATATGGATACGATTTTTGGGTCATTTTATTTTCGGCGCTTTTAGCAATTCTTGGATTAAGTTATCTTATTTATTGGCTTTTAGATATGATATTACTTTCATTAGGGCATTTAGGAAGACTTTGGGTACCCAAAATACATTTGAATGCTGCACTGATTTATCATGGTAAAAGAGTAAGGAGAGCAAATAGTAGAATTGATCATATCGAAATCTTATCGCTTCATCGCCAAGAACCAATAGTTCTACCCGAACACACAGGTAAAGTAGTGATGAATTCTGTGGAGGCGATAGAAACATTATCTGTCGGAGACCAATTTTACATTCGTAGACTTCTTCGGAAGAAAAACTTCCAAATCGTAAATATCCAAAAGCAAAGTAATAAAGTGAGAGTAGTACCTCTACATAGAGCAAATATTATAACCTTGAGTAGCTCATTTGACTCTGAATATTGTGTACTTATCACAGGTAAGATGCTGAAGAAAACTAAGACTAAAACTAATAGATAA